In Liquorilactobacillus hordei DSM 19519, the following proteins share a genomic window:
- a CDS encoding Y-family DNA polymerase: protein MNYQDEPHGVFFMIDNKSFYASVESIQRGLNPLKSVLVVMSEQKNTNGGLVLSSSPSAKLLFNIKNVDRRYDLPDDPRLLVVPPRMNLYINKNLLINKIFNRFVAETDLYPYSIDESILDLTHSWKLFGSSPLEVAQLIQQTVRKETGLYTTIGIGENPIQAKLALDIYAKKSASLISEVNYETFGAKFWNINELTSFWSIGKRTAKRLKSLDINNLFDLAHTNPFRLKKELGIIGTQLFALAWGIDRSKLSEFLNVQNPSIGNSQVLPRDYIKGSEIEVVIKEIGQQVAARVRHSGKVVGCVHLRIGFSLSNIEHNYSGFAHELKILPTDDNQLLIEQLLFIFHSFWQGEPVRHISVSYSQLSPKIGDQLNLFENTDSQLKKIVFNRLIDQIREQFGIEAIMYANSLLKGGTFIQRQSLVGGHNGGNSFE from the coding sequence ATGAATTATCAAGATGAACCTCATGGAGTATTCTTCATGATTGATAATAAATCTTTCTATGCAAGTGTTGAAAGTATTCAACGCGGCCTGAATCCGCTTAAATCTGTTCTGGTAGTAATGTCTGAACAAAAGAATACAAATGGTGGTCTCGTCCTCTCGTCTTCTCCAAGTGCGAAATTACTTTTTAATATTAAAAATGTAGATCGCCGATATGACCTCCCTGATGATCCAAGATTATTGGTTGTTCCTCCAAGAATGAATTTATATATCAACAAAAATTTATTAATTAATAAAATTTTTAATCGTTTTGTTGCAGAAACCGATTTATACCCTTATTCGATTGATGAATCCATCCTTGATTTAACTCATTCTTGGAAACTCTTTGGTTCTTCACCGCTTGAAGTTGCACAATTGATCCAACAGACCGTTCGTAAAGAAACTGGACTCTATACTACTATTGGTATCGGAGAAAATCCTATTCAGGCCAAATTAGCACTTGATATCTATGCAAAAAAGTCAGCTTCGTTAATATCTGAAGTCAATTATGAAACTTTTGGGGCTAAATTTTGGAATATTAATGAGTTAACATCATTTTGGAGTATAGGCAAGCGAACTGCCAAAAGATTGAAAAGCCTTGATATTAATAATCTATTTGATTTGGCACATACTAATCCTTTTAGGTTAAAAAAAGAGCTTGGAATTATTGGAACACAATTATTTGCGCTGGCTTGGGGGATCGACCGCAGCAAACTATCTGAGTTTCTAAATGTTCAAAATCCCAGTATCGGTAATTCTCAAGTTTTACCACGAGATTATATAAAAGGTTCTGAAATTGAGGTTGTTATCAAAGAAATTGGGCAACAAGTGGCGGCTCGAGTTAGACATAGTGGTAAAGTTGTGGGATGTGTTCATTTAAGAATTGGCTTTTCACTAAGTAACATTGAACATAATTACAGTGGTTTTGCCCATGAATTAAAAATCTTACCGACAGATGACAATCAATTGTTAATTGAGCAATTATTATTTATATTTCATAGCTTTTGGCAAGGAGAACCTGTTCGTCATATTTCTGTTTCCTACAGCCAATTAAGCCCCAAAATCGGCGATCAGTTAAATCTCTTTGAAAATACCGACTCGCAGCTTAAAAAAATTGTTTTTAATCGTCTAATTGATCAAATTCGTGAACAGTTCGGAATAGAAGCAATCATGTATGCAAATAGCTTACTGAAAGGTGGCACTTTCATTCAACGACAAAGTCTTGTGGGCGGACATAATGGAGGAAATTCATTTGAATAA
- a CDS encoding helix-turn-helix domain-containing protein, whose translation MTRNYTYSFKLKVVKEYLNGENSLHTLCLKYKMPSDTPLVIWVSRYKAFGPTGLKQLKRRHYSNDFKVAVITYYLNHSTSIQKTAIHFDISHTVVYNWLKLMRQFGIKAVISSKIGRPKMVKKKKETSKKKTEQQLIERQQKQIRHLEQELSYTKIENVYLKKLDAVIRNKKQH comes from the coding sequence TTGACACGTAATTATACCTACAGCTTTAAGTTGAAAGTAGTTAAAGAATATTTAAATGGTGAAAATTCACTCCACACACTGTGTCTGAAATATAAGATGCCGAGTGATACTCCATTAGTAATTTGGGTGTCGCGTTATAAAGCTTTTGGTCCTACCGGACTTAAACAGCTTAAACGCCGGCACTATTCTAATGATTTCAAGGTAGCGGTTATTACCTATTACTTGAACCATTCTACCAGTATTCAAAAAACAGCCATCCACTTTGATATCAGCCACACAGTCGTTTATAATTGGCTTAAATTAATGCGGCAATTTGGAATTAAAGCCGTAATTTCATCTAAGATAGGACGACCCAAGATGGTTAAGAAAAAGAAAGAAACATCCAAGAAAAAGACCGAACAACAGTTAATAGAGAGACAACAAAAACAAATCAGACATTTAGAACAGGAACTTTCCTATACTAAAATTGAGAATGTTTATCTAAAAAAATTGGATGCCGTAATTCGAAACAAAAAACAGCACTAA
- a CDS encoding AI-2E family transporter has protein sequence MKSNKWIRFLGGNSLLFTLLVLGMIAAIIFLYSKVAFIFEPFVVVFSTIMPPVIVGLILYYLINPLVKMLEKYIKRTWIIVIIYVVILALLIFGGIELIITARNQAIDLVKHFPDILQSFEKNVDNLTTNFPYMNELKQLQDSLNLSSTKISKFVESYLQNGAQSFGGVFSVISTLLLAVITGPIIAFFLLQDKEKFFRTSKKLVPPFFRDDFTEFIKIVDQQIGGYLKGQIAVSAILGIMYWPCFMLMGIKYAGTLALVAGILSIIPYIGSFAAFVPGLIIAFQSSFMMAVIFVIVWFVVQFLHGQFVVPKVMGNNLQLHPITVLLVLLVMGEMLGIIGVIFGIPIYCFVKAVTIYLFRKFKKRYNRFYGEYGQYEDTEFSKEKYLNKK, from the coding sequence ATGAAAAGTAACAAATGGATTCGTTTTTTGGGTGGCAATAGTTTGTTATTTACGCTACTTGTCTTAGGGATGATAGCGGCTATCATTTTCCTTTATAGCAAAGTAGCCTTTATATTTGAGCCTTTTGTTGTTGTCTTTTCGACAATAATGCCACCAGTTATTGTAGGATTAATTTTGTATTATTTAATAAATCCACTTGTTAAGATGCTAGAAAAATATATTAAGCGTACATGGATAATAGTTATTATTTATGTTGTAATATTAGCGTTATTAATTTTTGGGGGAATTGAGCTAATTATTACCGCTAGAAATCAAGCAATTGATTTAGTTAAGCATTTTCCTGATATTTTGCAAAGTTTTGAAAAAAATGTAGATAACTTAACTACTAATTTTCCTTATATGAATGAATTGAAGCAATTACAGGACTCCTTGAATCTATCGAGTACAAAAATCAGCAAGTTTGTAGAGAGTTATCTGCAAAATGGTGCACAAAGCTTTGGAGGGGTCTTCTCAGTAATCTCTACCTTATTATTAGCCGTTATAACTGGTCCAATAATTGCATTCTTTTTATTGCAAGATAAAGAGAAATTTTTTAGAACTAGTAAAAAATTGGTTCCCCCATTCTTTCGTGATGACTTTACAGAATTTATCAAGATCGTTGACCAGCAAATAGGTGGATATTTGAAGGGACAAATTGCAGTATCAGCAATTTTGGGAATTATGTATTGGCCATGTTTTATGTTAATGGGAATTAAGTATGCGGGAACATTAGCTTTAGTGGCAGGAATTTTAAGCATCATTCCATATATTGGTTCTTTTGCAGCCTTTGTTCCGGGATTAATTATAGCCTTTCAATCTTCATTCATGATGGCTGTCATTTTTGTAATTGTTTGGTTTGTTGTTCAATTTCTACATGGTCAATTTGTTGTTCCCAAAGTCATGGGAAATAATTTACAGTTGCATCCAATCACAGTACTGCTTGTTTTATTGGTGATGGGGGAAATGTTGGGAATTATTGGTGTGATTTTTGGAATACCAATTTATTGCTTTGTCAAAGCAGTAACAATTTACTTATTTAGAAAATTCAAGAAGAGGTACAACCGTTTTTATGGAGAATATGGGCAATATGAAGATACAGAATTCTCAAAAGAAAAGTATCTAAATAAGAAGTAG
- a CDS encoding IS1380 family transposase — MKTLQEMAFNFNKNILVSHTGGQLSSDGGLTLCVELMAKFQFTNLADKLLRFNDQRRYCQHSNSSILRQLTLQIIAGYSTDSAATFLEKEPLFKLLLDKPSLASQATISRFWQRFDKDSVSTLQTLNEALIDRVRLLTNQTATIIDIDSTHSDTYGKQEATNYNAHYGTEGYHPLLATDQDGNLLKAVLRPGNAYTSKDVKAFLTPLLKHYQTQLPTTDILVRGDSGFATPEVYDVCEADDVFYIIRLKRNRKLQNLAEKFVKISDQTQWQEKETHYYSEIYQSASWPKPRQIYVKSTRAAGELIFSHEFIVTNLTNLTAETAFELYHKRGQMENYIKEAKAGFFFDKTDSSTFNANAARMMVSVLAYNIVNFLKQLALTKHDSGLCVSTLRIRLFKFAARVVHTGRRIQLRLSSYHVYHRLFYQVLQRIQAIE, encoded by the coding sequence TTGAAAACTTTACAGGAAATGGCATTCAATTTCAACAAGAATATTTTAGTATCGCATACGGGTGGTCAATTATCTTCCGATGGCGGGCTAACATTGTGTGTAGAACTGATGGCAAAGTTTCAGTTCACCAACTTGGCCGATAAACTATTGAGGTTCAATGACCAGCGACGATATTGTCAACACAGTAATTCTAGTATCTTAAGACAGTTAACTCTTCAGATTATTGCCGGTTATAGCACAGATTCTGCGGCAACTTTTTTAGAAAAAGAACCGCTTTTTAAATTATTATTGGATAAACCGTCTTTGGCTTCACAAGCAACAATATCACGTTTTTGGCAACGCTTTGATAAAGATAGTGTTAGCACATTACAGACTTTAAATGAGGCTTTGATCGACCGTGTTCGACTATTAACCAACCAGACAGCCACGATTATTGATATCGATTCGACTCACTCAGACACTTATGGCAAACAGGAAGCCACTAACTACAACGCACATTATGGTACTGAAGGATATCATCCATTACTGGCAACTGATCAAGATGGTAACTTATTGAAAGCTGTCTTGCGTCCTGGAAATGCCTACACCAGCAAAGATGTAAAAGCTTTTTTAACACCACTATTAAAGCATTATCAAACTCAGCTGCCCACGACTGACATTCTGGTTCGTGGTGATAGTGGCTTCGCCACGCCAGAAGTTTACGATGTCTGTGAAGCCGACGATGTGTTTTACATTATTCGACTCAAACGCAATCGGAAACTGCAGAATCTAGCTGAAAAGTTCGTCAAGATCAGTGATCAAACCCAGTGGCAAGAGAAAGAGACTCACTACTACTCTGAAATCTATCAATCAGCATCGTGGCCTAAGCCGCGGCAGATCTATGTTAAATCAACTCGAGCAGCCGGTGAACTGATCTTTTCACATGAATTTATCGTTACTAATCTGACTAATTTAACGGCTGAAACAGCCTTTGAACTGTATCACAAACGCGGCCAAATGGAAAATTACATCAAAGAAGCTAAAGCAGGTTTCTTTTTCGATAAGACTGATAGTTCAACGTTTAATGCCAACGCTGCCCGGATGATGGTTAGTGTACTGGCTTACAATATTGTCAACTTTTTAAAGCAGCTAGCACTGACAAAACATGATTCAGGTTTGTGCGTTAGCACATTGCGGATCCGTTTATTCAAATTTGCGGCACGTGTCGTGCATACTGGCCGACGCATTCAGTTGCGACTGAGCTCGTATCATGTTTACCATCGACTGTTCTACCAGGTTCTACAGCGTATCCAGGCTATTGAATAA
- a CDS encoding phosphatase PAP2 family protein, protein MPFMEVMVGYISMEIIKVSVARTRPADKLVNVLGYSFPSAHTFEIILVLLVLLGIIKQILRNTKTLYFIQIFLFSITFLVLFSRLYLRVHFFSDVAAGVFLAYGWHSIWQNIANKLTKNLHNC, encoded by the coding sequence ATGCCTTTCATGGAGGTTATGGTCGGATATATTTCAATGGAAATTATTAAAGTAAGTGTTGCGCGTACTCGTCCAGCTGATAAGCTTGTGAACGTTCTAGGATATAGCTTTCCAAGTGCGCATACATTTGAAATAATACTAGTTTTACTTGTATTATTGGGGATAATAAAACAGATTTTACGAAATACAAAAACATTATATTTTATTCAGATATTTTTGTTTTCAATAACTTTTTTAGTCCTTTTTTCACGACTATATTTGCGAGTTCACTTTTTTTCAGATGTAGCAGCAGGAGTATTCTTGGCATATGGCTGGCATAGCATATGGCAAAATATTGCAAACAAGTTAACAAAAAATCTGCATAATTGTTAA
- a CDS encoding threonine/serine dehydratase → MKKFDLQDVEEAYEKIKPYLRMTPVVESLFLNSNKREYFFKLESLQPVRNFKIRGALNKILSLTHSEKKKGVVTISSGNHGIATAYASQLLGIKKVEVIVPIGTPQNKIEKIEKFGGLVKQIGKNYDEAHTQGMQYVKKSGMNYIDSYYSDPLIYSGQGTISLELIQQLPLLDTIVVPIGGGGLITGIAVAAKSINPAIKIVGVQTAACPAMIESITQNNFYEEYPTKDSICESLVGGIGRLSYEMLPAYVDELLAVDEADIASAVAFMAKKEKIIAEPGSCTTIAALQKYGKKIGGNTVVAIISGGNIDEQLLNKLLAEN, encoded by the coding sequence ATGAAAAAATTTGACTTGCAAGATGTTGAAGAAGCATATGAGAAGATAAAACCATATTTAAGAATGACGCCTGTGGTTGAGTCACTTTTTTTAAATAGTAACAAAAGAGAATATTTTTTTAAATTAGAATCTCTGCAACCAGTAAGAAACTTTAAAATTCGTGGGGCATTGAATAAGATATTGAGTCTGACACATTCGGAAAAAAAGAAGGGTGTAGTTACTATTTCATCTGGAAATCACGGAATTGCAACGGCTTATGCAAGTCAGTTACTCGGAATTAAAAAAGTGGAAGTTATTGTACCAATTGGAACACCTCAAAATAAGATTGAAAAAATTGAAAAGTTTGGGGGCTTAGTTAAACAAATTGGCAAAAATTATGATGAGGCTCATACTCAAGGAATGCAATATGTTAAGAAAAGTGGAATGAATTATATTGATTCTTATTATTCTGATCCCCTGATTTATAGTGGACAAGGGACTATCTCATTGGAACTAATTCAACAACTGCCGTTATTGGATACGATTGTTGTACCAATTGGAGGTGGGGGATTGATTACAGGAATTGCAGTTGCCGCTAAAAGTATTAATCCAGCAATTAAAATAGTTGGAGTTCAAACTGCTGCTTGCCCTGCGATGATTGAGTCAATTACCCAAAATAATTTTTACGAAGAATATCCTACTAAAGATTCTATCTGCGAATCACTTGTTGGAGGAATTGGCAGGTTAAGCTACGAAATGCTTCCTGCTTACGTCGATGAATTATTAGCAGTGGATGAAGCAGATATCGCTAGTGCGGTTGCTTTTATGGCAAAAAAAGAAAAAATTATTGCTGAACCAGGAAGTTGTACTACAATAGCTGCACTTCAGAAATATGGTAAGAAAATTGGTGGAAATACAGTTGTTGCAATCATTTCAGGTGGAAATATTGATGAACAATTATTAAATAAATTATTAGCCGAAAACTAG
- a CDS encoding NADPH-dependent oxidoreductase, with protein MIKNTMIDNQVTHKTIRAFKNQNLTKEQVVTLVEVARHTSSSMFMQQFSIIHLTDEKKRMYVRKISGQNYVGANGDLFIFIVDLHRNQSIRRQLGEDDGRLHKTDIFLQGVEDTVLAVQNMVNAAASMGLGAVILGSINNKPKELLNVLELPKMTFPILGLQVGVADQMPQLKPRLPLDAIFFENEYQEINIGDLEEYDKIVQTYYDLRDSNRRIDSFTKQVSSKKLGTKETKRDELLKTLHDQELCLE; from the coding sequence ATGATCAAAAATACGATGATTGATAATCAGGTTACTCATAAAACAATTAGAGCTTTTAAAAATCAAAATTTAACAAAGGAACAAGTAGTTACATTGGTAGAAGTTGCAAGACATACATCATCAAGTATGTTTATGCAGCAATTTTCTATAATACACCTTACTGATGAAAAAAAGAGAATGTACGTTAGAAAAATTTCAGGTCAAAATTATGTTGGAGCAAATGGAGATCTATTTATTTTCATAGTTGATTTACACCGAAATCAGAGTATAAGACGACAATTAGGTGAAGATGATGGTAGGCTCCATAAAACAGATATTTTTTTACAAGGTGTCGAAGATACAGTTTTAGCAGTACAAAACATGGTTAATGCGGCTGCAAGTATGGGATTAGGAGCAGTTATTTTGGGTAGTATTAATAATAAACCAAAAGAATTACTAAATGTGTTGGAACTACCTAAAATGACATTTCCCATACTTGGGTTACAAGTGGGGGTAGCAGATCAGATGCCACAGCTAAAACCTCGATTGCCATTAGATGCGATTTTTTTTGAAAATGAATATCAAGAAATTAATATAGGTGATTTAGAGGAATATGACAAGATTGTACAAACATATTATGATTTACGTGATTCTAATCGTAGAATTGACTCATTTACGAAGCAGGTAAGCTCTAAAAAGCTGGGAACAAAAGAGACCAAAAGAGATGAACTACTCAAGACGCTACATGACCAAGAACTTTGTTTAGAATAA
- a CDS encoding IS3 family transposase, producing the protein MRRDYPFITLLKVAGLARSTYYYHLACLNRPDKYRQVKQIIRQEFARSHQTYGYRRMRFVLKQHHVKLCLETVRKIMFSMGLKVTLFSKHSGRYNSYHGHVGQVVPNLLKQQFKAHKPYTVLHTDVSQFKLTCGKWGYISTVIDEASNEVLAAKVSSTPNRVLIDQTLETVIKKIPATTKPILHSDQGWQYQMTNYQAKLRHHHFIQSMSRKGNCLDNAPVESFFSMLKRECLRRIKVTSLNELSTLVEHYVAWYNTQRISLKRHGLTPVEYRKQYLTNN; encoded by the coding sequence TTGCGGCGTGATTATCCCTTTATTACGCTCTTAAAAGTTGCGGGACTTGCGCGTTCGACGTATTACTATCATTTAGCTTGTCTAAACCGGCCTGATAAATATCGTCAGGTTAAACAAATTATTCGGCAAGAATTTGCCCGCTCTCATCAAACTTATGGTTATCGTCGCATGAGATTTGTTTTAAAACAGCATCATGTTAAACTTTGTCTAGAAACTGTTCGTAAAATTATGTTTTCTATGGGTCTGAAAGTTACTCTTTTTTCAAAACATTCTGGGCGGTACAACTCATATCATGGTCATGTTGGACAGGTGGTACCTAACTTGCTCAAGCAACAATTCAAGGCCCATAAACCATATACTGTTTTGCATACTGACGTCAGTCAGTTTAAACTTACGTGTGGAAAATGGGGTTATATTTCGACAGTTATTGATGAGGCTAGTAATGAAGTTTTAGCCGCTAAAGTTAGTTCAACACCCAATCGTGTTTTAATCGATCAAACCCTTGAGACAGTCATTAAAAAGATTCCCGCAACCACTAAACCAATTCTACACTCTGATCAAGGGTGGCAATATCAAATGACCAATTATCAAGCTAAACTAAGACATCATCATTTCATTCAAAGCATGTCTCGTAAGGGAAATTGTTTAGACAATGCCCCAGTTGAGAGCTTTTTCAGTATGCTTAAACGTGAATGTTTAAGGCGCATTAAGGTTACTTCTCTCAATGAACTAAGTACGTTAGTGGAACATTATGTTGCTTGGTATAATACCCAGCGAATTTCACTTAAGCGGCATGGATTAACTCCAGTTGAATATCGTAAACAGTATCTAACTAACAATTAA
- a CDS encoding nucleoside 2-deoxyribosyltransferase — MAQFNNEFALGEKVNDLPLPPVRVYIGCSWFNEQQREHLKKGLTAIEINPSISRKYSHFPLDFQYKGLDVAEHPELLHDVEWQARTFNSDIEGIIGADLCLMLYLPSFPDDGGAFELGYAKGIGKQSVMVVPDDDVDNLNLMLAYGVTRVIKLSELSTFDFRHIHAGTYKGFVH, encoded by the coding sequence ATGGCACAATTCAACAACGAATTCGCATTAGGGGAGAAAGTTAATGATTTACCGTTACCACCTGTGAGAGTCTATATTGGTTGTTCGTGGTTTAATGAGCAACAACGGGAACATTTGAAAAAAGGATTGACGGCAATTGAGATTAATCCAAGTATTTCAAGAAAATATTCACATTTTCCGCTTGATTTTCAATATAAAGGTCTAGATGTTGCTGAACATCCAGAATTATTGCACGATGTTGAATGGCAAGCTCGGACCTTCAATTCCGATATTGAAGGAATTATTGGGGCAGATTTATGTCTGATGCTATATTTGCCAAGTTTTCCCGATGATGGTGGAGCCTTTGAATTAGGTTATGCAAAGGGTATCGGTAAGCAATCAGTTATGGTTGTTCCCGATGATGATGTTGATAATTTGAATTTGATGTTAGCGTATGGTGTAACACGTGTAATTAAGCTCTCTGAACTAAGTACATTTGATTTTAGACATATTCATGCTGGAACATACAAAGGTTTTGTCCATTAA
- a CDS encoding TspO/MBR family protein — protein sequence MYEYKKKTKFNWLHLVIFILIIEIVGGLSALFAGDIKGIYNNLNLPAFSPPDYLFGIVWPLLYALIAISGYLIYQRYSSKQTKVVDYSLFIAQLVLNFIWSIIFFRESSYWLGLVIILVLDFIVLVCIIHFSKTSRLSSILMIPYFLWIIFASYLTLGVAILN from the coding sequence ATGTACGAATACAAAAAGAAGACCAAATTTAATTGGCTTCACTTAGTTATTTTCATACTTATTATTGAGATTGTTGGTGGCCTATCAGCTTTATTTGCGGGTGACATTAAGGGAATTTATAACAATTTGAATCTACCAGCATTTTCCCCTCCAGATTATCTATTTGGCATAGTCTGGCCACTTCTCTATGCTTTAATTGCAATATCTGGTTACCTAATTTATCAACGATATTCATCAAAGCAAACTAAGGTAGTAGATTATTCACTTTTTATTGCTCAATTAGTTCTAAACTTTATCTGGAGTATTATTTTCTTCAGAGAAAGTTCTTATTGGTTAGGCCTTGTAATAATACTCGTATTGGATTTTATTGTTCTAGTTTGTATTATTCACTTCTCTAAAACCAGCCGTCTCTCATCAATTCTAATGATTCCATATTTTCTATGGATTATTTTTGCATCTTACCTCACTTTAGGAGTTGCTATTTTAAATTAA
- a CDS encoding IS3 family transposase: MRRDYPFITLLKVAGLARSTYYYHLACLNRPDKYRQVKQIIRQEFARSHQTYGYRRMRFVLKQHHVKLCLETVRKIMFSMGLKVTLFSKHSGRYNSYHGHVGQVVPNLLKQQFKAHKPYTVLHTDVSQFKLTCGKWGYISTVIDEASNEVLAAKVSSTPNRVLIDQTLETVIKKIPATTKPILHSDQGWQYQMTNYQAKLRHHHFIQSMSRKGNCLDNAPVESFFSMLKRECLRRIKVTSLSELSTLVEHYVAWYNNQRISLKRHGLTPVEYRKQYLTNN, encoded by the coding sequence TTGCGGCGTGATTATCCCTTTATTACGCTCTTAAAAGTTGCGGGACTTGCGCGTTCGACGTATTACTATCATTTAGCTTGTCTAAACCGGCCTGATAAATATCGTCAGGTTAAACAAATTATTCGGCAAGAATTTGCCCGCTCTCATCAAACTTATGGTTATCGTCGCATGAGATTTGTTTTAAAACAGCATCATGTTAAACTTTGTCTAGAAACTGTTCGTAAAATTATGTTTTCTATGGGTCTGAAAGTTACTCTTTTTTCAAAACATTCTGGGCGGTACAACTCATATCATGGTCATGTTGGACAGGTGGTACCTAACTTGCTCAAGCAACAATTCAAGGCCCATAAACCATATACTGTTTTGCATACTGACGTCAGTCAGTTTAAACTTACGTGTGGAAAATGGGGTTATATTTCGACAGTTATTGATGAGGCTAGTAATGAAGTTTTAGCCGCTAAAGTTAGTTCAACACCCAATCGTGTTTTAATCGATCAAACCCTTGAGACAGTCATTAAAAAGATTCCCGCAACAACTAAACCAATTCTACACTCTGATCAAGGATGGCAATATCAAATGACCAATTATCAAGCTAAACTAAGACATCATCATTTCATTCAAAGCATGTCTCGTAAGGGAAATTGTTTAGACAATGCCCCAGTTGAGAGCTTTTTCAGTATGCTTAAACGTGAATGTTTAAGGCGCATTAAGGTTACTTCGCTCAGTGAACTAAGTACATTAGTGGAACATTATGTTGCTTGGTATAATAACCAGCGAATTTCACTTAAGCGTCACGGATTAACTCCAGTCGAATATCGTAAACAGTATCTAACTAATAATTAA
- a CDS encoding glycosyltransferase family 2 protein codes for MTKKISIIVPCFNEQETIPLFYQAVNALIPQLRDYTLEYIFIDDGSSDNTLLELQNLNKDNPQNVHFVSFSRNFGKEAALYAGLQTATGDLVAVMDVDLQDPPEQLPLMLSGILDEGYEIVGTRRVNRKGEPPIRSFFSILFYKLMSKISDVPMIQGVRDYRLMTRKVVDSILEMSEYNRFSKGIFNWIGFKTKYLEYENRDRVAGNTSWSFWKLFRYSIEGIVNFSEVPLLIASFAGFFTFALSILFMLFIIARKIFYGGSVNGWASLVTIIVGLGGVQLFCLGIVGKYIGNIYLEVKNRPLYIVKEKK; via the coding sequence ATGACTAAAAAAATTTCTATCATAGTACCTTGTTTTAATGAGCAAGAAACAATTCCGTTATTCTACCAAGCAGTCAATGCTCTTATACCCCAACTAAGAGATTATACTCTAGAGTATATTTTCATTGATGATGGTTCAAGTGACAATACACTCCTAGAATTGCAAAATCTGAATAAAGATAATCCCCAAAACGTTCATTTCGTTTCATTTTCCAGAAATTTCGGTAAAGAAGCTGCCCTTTATGCAGGTCTTCAAACAGCTACGGGGGATTTAGTCGCTGTTATGGATGTTGACTTACAGGATCCACCTGAGCAACTTCCATTAATGCTTTCAGGAATTTTAGATGAAGGTTATGAAATCGTCGGAACTCGTAGGGTTAACCGCAAGGGAGAACCGCCTATCCGTTCGTTTTTCTCCATTCTCTTTTATAAATTGATGAGTAAAATTTCTGATGTTCCAATGATTCAAGGTGTCAGAGATTATCGCTTGATGACACGCAAAGTTGTTGACTCAATTCTTGAGATGAGTGAGTACAATCGATTTTCAAAAGGTATTTTTAATTGGATTGGCTTTAAAACCAAATATTTAGAATATGAGAATCGTGATCGTGTAGCTGGTAATACCTCCTGGTCATTCTGGAAACTTTTTCGTTATTCAATTGAAGGTATTGTGAACTTTTCTGAGGTTCCTTTGTTAATTGCCTCTTTCGCGGGCTTTTTCACTTTTGCGTTATCCATTCTTTTTATGCTCTTTATCATTGCCCGTAAAATCTTTTATGGCGGAAGTGTAAATGGGTGGGCCTCACTTGTTACGATAATTGTTGGGTTGGGCGGAGTACAATTATTCTGCCTAGGAATTGTCGGTAAATATATTGGTAATATCTATTTAGAAGTAAAAAATAGACCTTTATATATAGTTAAAGAAAAAAAATAA